The Kitasatospora setae KM-6054 genome contains a region encoding:
- a CDS encoding MFS transporter: MSTGALERPGRVGGRADDGGLGRRQVHAVAACYFVASFAALGLPPYLTEILPALGDPEGRWAGLLYIVPTVFSALGAPLWGRLADRFGRKRLLLRAQLGLTVSFLLAGAANSLPAFTAALVLQGFLGGTFAATNGYLGAALRGTELSRALTLMQGSARAALVAAPVLVGALSPWVGPHRQYLLMAVLPLAAAVLLAFLPEPARPAGAGADGGRVAAAGQPAGLLRLLYLFEFAFVFATIVSFPYLIALVERRLPGVSGTVSGVLFALPHLVYLLTAGRVHRLFHHRPRTGLFTAFVLVGLGLAGHGAAQGLPGLVLPGLVLARAVLGAGMTLGLVCLSVLAAAAAEGRPPGRMFGTLELVSKGGAVAAGAVAAAVNGAFGPTAPVLAGTAAAASAAALVLLTRWSPR, from the coding sequence GTGAGCACCGGGGCACTGGAGCGCCCGGGCCGGGTCGGCGGACGGGCCGACGACGGGGGGCTGGGGCGGCGGCAGGTGCACGCGGTGGCGGCCTGCTACTTCGTCGCCTCGTTCGCGGCGCTCGGGCTGCCGCCGTACCTGACCGAGATCCTGCCCGCGCTGGGCGACCCGGAGGGGCGGTGGGCCGGGCTGCTGTACATCGTGCCGACGGTGTTCAGCGCGCTCGGCGCGCCGCTGTGGGGGCGGCTCGCGGACCGGTTCGGCCGCAAGCGGCTGCTGCTGCGGGCCCAACTCGGCCTGACCGTCTCGTTCCTGCTGGCGGGCGCGGCGAACTCGCTGCCCGCGTTCACCGCCGCGCTGGTGCTGCAGGGCTTCCTCGGCGGGACGTTCGCCGCCACCAACGGGTACCTGGGGGCGGCGCTGCGCGGCACCGAGCTGTCCCGGGCGCTCACCCTGATGCAGGGCAGCGCGCGGGCCGCGCTGGTGGCCGCGCCGGTGCTGGTCGGCGCGCTCTCGCCGTGGGTCGGGCCGCACCGGCAGTACCTGCTGATGGCGGTGCTGCCGCTGGCGGCCGCGGTGCTGCTGGCGTTCCTGCCCGAGCCGGCGCGGCCGGCCGGGGCCGGGGCGGACGGCGGGCGGGTGGCGGCGGCCGGGCAGCCGGCCGGACTGCTGCGCCTGCTCTACCTGTTCGAGTTCGCGTTCGTCTTCGCCACCATCGTCTCGTTCCCCTACCTGATCGCGCTGGTCGAGCGGCGCCTGCCCGGCGTCTCCGGGACGGTTTCGGGCGTGCTGTTCGCGCTGCCGCACCTGGTGTACCTGCTGACCGCGGGCCGGGTGCACCGGCTGTTCCACCACCGGCCGCGCACCGGCCTGTTCACCGCCTTCGTGCTGGTCGGCCTCGGCCTGGCCGGGCACGGCGCCGCCCAGGGGCTGCCCGGACTGGTGCTGCCCGGCCTGGTGCTGGCCAGGGCGGTGCTGGGGGCCGGCATGACGCTCGGCCTGGTCTGCCTGTCCGTGCTGGCGGCGGCCGCCGCCGAAGGGCGGCCGCCGGGGCGGATGTTCGGCACCCTGGAACTCGTCTCCAAGGGCGGCGCGGTCGCCGCGGGCGCGGTGGCCGCCGCGGTCAACGGCGCCTTCGGCCCGACCGCGCCCGTACTGGCCGGCACCGCCGCAGCCGCGTCCGCCGCCGCCCTCGTCCTCCTGACCCGCTGGAGCCCCCGATGA
- a CDS encoding nucleotide sugar dehydrogenase, with translation MSTVALSRPSLPSRPTSTGTVAVVGLGYVGLPTALALLGAGRTVIGLDVSPARLEAIRRQDVDLLPSDLDRLAAAVDDPRFALTDDPALLADASVVIVCVPTPVDAHLVPDLDALAAACATAVAHAVPGQLLMLTSTTYVGCTRDLVLRPLLARGLTPGEDVHVAFSPERIDPGNAHHAQDRTPRVVGGATPRCTELAAEALLLTAPSVHRVSSPEAAEMSKLYENTFRAVNIALANEFADNCRGLGLDPLEVIEAAATKPYGFMPFYPGPGVGGHCIPCDPHYLLWQLRGLRIASPLIDTAMTAIAGRPRQVVQRVRELLGDRGRPLTGARVLLVGVSYKPGVADLRESPALEILEELGELGASAAFHDPLVPSARLHGAVLHSVADPAAEEWDLIVVHTVQPGSDLAWLAGREPVLDATYRLSGVPAKAVL, from the coding sequence TTGTCCACAGTTGCGCTGTCACGCCCTTCCCTGCCCTCCCGCCCCACCTCCACCGGAACCGTCGCCGTCGTCGGCCTCGGCTACGTCGGCCTGCCCACCGCCCTCGCCCTGCTCGGCGCCGGACGGACCGTCATCGGACTCGACGTCAGTCCGGCCCGACTGGAGGCCATCCGCCGGCAGGACGTCGACCTGCTGCCGAGCGACCTGGACCGGCTCGCGGCCGCGGTCGACGACCCCCGCTTCGCCCTCACCGACGACCCCGCGCTGCTCGCGGACGCCTCGGTCGTGATCGTCTGCGTGCCGACCCCCGTCGACGCGCACCTGGTCCCCGACCTCGACGCGCTGGCCGCCGCGTGCGCCACCGCGGTCGCGCACGCCGTGCCCGGCCAACTGCTGATGCTGACCTCGACCACGTACGTGGGCTGCACCCGCGACCTGGTGCTCCGCCCGCTGCTGGCCCGCGGCCTCACGCCCGGGGAGGACGTCCACGTGGCGTTCTCGCCGGAGCGGATCGACCCCGGCAACGCGCACCACGCCCAGGACCGCACCCCCCGGGTGGTCGGCGGCGCGACCCCTCGCTGCACCGAACTCGCCGCCGAGGCACTGCTGTTGACGGCGCCCTCGGTGCACCGGGTCAGCTCGCCGGAGGCCGCCGAGATGAGCAAGCTGTACGAGAACACCTTCCGGGCGGTGAACATCGCGCTGGCCAACGAGTTCGCGGACAACTGCCGCGGCCTCGGGCTCGACCCGCTGGAGGTGATCGAGGCCGCCGCCACCAAGCCGTACGGCTTCATGCCGTTCTACCCGGGGCCGGGCGTCGGCGGGCACTGCATCCCGTGCGACCCGCACTACCTGCTGTGGCAGCTGCGCGGGCTGCGGATCGCCTCGCCGCTGATCGACACCGCGATGACCGCGATCGCCGGCCGGCCGCGCCAGGTCGTCCAGCGGGTGCGGGAGCTGCTCGGCGACCGCGGCCGCCCGCTGACCGGCGCCCGGGTGCTGCTGGTCGGGGTCAGCTACAAGCCGGGCGTCGCCGACCTGCGCGAGTCCCCGGCGCTGGAAATCCTGGAGGAGCTGGGCGAGTTGGGCGCCTCAGCGGCCTTCCACGACCCGCTGGTGCCGTCCGCCCGGCTGCACGGGGCGGTGCTGCACAGCGTCGCCGACCCGGCCGCCGAGGAGTGGGACCTGATCGTCGTGCACACCGTCCAGCCCGGCAGCGACCTGGCCTGGCTGGCCGGCCGGGAGCCGGTGCTGGACGCCACCTACCGGCTGTCCGGCGTCCCCGCGAAGGCGGTCCTGTGA
- a CDS encoding type III PLP-dependent enzyme translates to MNIRSTAASLTELPAYLYDLAALRAHVRRVRAALPERVELYYAAKANPDGPLLTALHGLVDGYEVSSGGELAHVHAVVPDAPLAFGGPGKSAEEIAAALRLPAVRRWHVESERELHALAAAADRPVDVLLRVNLPVGDGALDGVALAMGGRPTPFGLDPERVERCLALLASPGFGHLRLRGIHAHLASGLAAAEQLRLAARIVDWSAELAARHGLAFDEVNVGGGMAVDYADPEARFDWPAFGRGLAELLDRRPGLTIRLEPGRALTAYCGWYATEVLDVKHSHGEDFAVVRGGTHHLRTPATRGHTQPFTVLPVPHWPHPWPRPAVTAAPVTVCGQLCTPKDVLASGVVVPELRAGDRLLFAMAGAYAWNISHHEFLMHPRPAFHYLYHLDGTAS, encoded by the coding sequence GTGAACATCCGCTCCACCGCCGCCTCGCTGACCGAACTCCCGGCCTACCTGTACGACTTGGCGGCGCTGCGGGCGCACGTCCGGCGGGTGCGGGCCGCGCTGCCGGAGCGGGTCGAGCTCTACTACGCGGCGAAGGCCAATCCGGACGGCCCGCTGCTGACCGCGCTGCACGGCCTGGTCGACGGCTACGAGGTGTCCTCCGGGGGCGAGTTGGCGCACGTGCACGCCGTCGTGCCGGACGCGCCGCTGGCGTTCGGCGGGCCCGGCAAGTCCGCCGAGGAGATCGCCGCCGCGCTCCGGCTGCCCGCCGTCCGGCGCTGGCACGTGGAGAGCGAACGGGAGTTGCACGCGCTCGCCGCGGCCGCCGACCGGCCGGTCGACGTGCTGCTGCGGGTCAACCTCCCGGTCGGTGACGGCGCTCTGGACGGCGTCGCGCTGGCGATGGGCGGCCGGCCCACCCCGTTCGGCCTGGACCCCGAGCGGGTCGAGCGCTGCCTGGCGCTGCTGGCCTCCCCCGGCTTCGGCCACCTGCGGCTGCGCGGCATCCACGCCCACCTGGCGAGCGGTCTGGCGGCGGCCGAGCAACTCCGGCTCGCCGCACGGATCGTGGACTGGTCAGCCGAGCTCGCCGCCCGGCACGGCCTGGCCTTCGACGAGGTGAACGTCGGCGGCGGGATGGCCGTCGACTACGCCGACCCGGAGGCCCGCTTCGACTGGCCCGCCTTCGGCCGCGGCCTGGCCGAACTGCTCGACCGGCGCCCGGGGTTGACGATCCGGCTGGAGCCCGGCCGGGCCCTCACCGCCTACTGCGGCTGGTACGCGACCGAGGTGCTGGACGTCAAGCACAGCCACGGCGAGGACTTCGCCGTGGTCCGCGGCGGCACCCACCACCTGCGCACCCCCGCCACCCGGGGCCACACGCAGCCCTTCACCGTCCTCCCCGTCCCGCACTGGCCGCACCCCTGGCCGCGCCCGGCCGTCACCGCCGCCCCGGTCACCGTCTGCGGCCAACTCTGCACCCCGAAGGACGTGTTGGCCTCCGGCGTGGTCGTCCCCGAACTGCGCGCCGGCGACCGGCTGCTGTTCGCGATGGCCGGCGCGTACGCCTGGAACATCTCGCACCACGAGTTCCTGATGCACCCCCGCCCGGCCTTCCACTACCTCTACCACCTGGACGGCACCGCCTCCTGA
- a CDS encoding IucA/IucC family protein, whose product MTTQTDPRPAAAPMTAPDALPAADDAVAHTLLNCLLREVSGPEHQTAAADGTLLLRLPRRGALLRVALRRTSLLGGHRFTGPVSEQVGDGWRELGWRELAEHVRAELTLRTGVANEEFLDQVASSHRGVAAALAGRPPAGADRYLDSEQALLFGHRFHPAPKSRSAPRGSWSDYAPEARAAFRLRHLAVRTGLIAQDSADPAAPARLDALRPVPDGYTLLPVHPWQYRLLSDQPLLAAALARGDVLDLGEGGTPFAATASVRTLYGEDVFLKFSLNVRITNCLRKNSAYELAGAVTLTRLLAEPLADLAERFPDAAVLREPAFRTLALPGPDGEPDLGLYEGFGLIVREGLAGVVRPGLTPLLAGAVADEYPTSGAQVGALTAGSGAAGARAWWGAYLRLVVPPVLAAYFDHGVVLEPHLQNVLVCVDGRGMPAQVLFRDLEGTKLLPEQHAARLAALPAGTAGPMTYDARRGWDRVVYCLVVNHLAELLAALADRHPELEAALWADVRTVLAEYAAAHGCPPRLAALLAGVPLPAKANLLTRWSRRPDREAGYVPLASPLSIPARAAGPKECA is encoded by the coding sequence ATGACCACGCAGACCGATCCCCGCCCCGCCGCCGCCCCGATGACGGCCCCGGACGCGCTGCCCGCCGCCGACGACGCCGTGGCCCACACCCTGCTCAACTGCCTGCTGCGCGAGGTCTCCGGGCCCGAGCACCAGACCGCCGCCGCCGACGGCACCCTGCTGCTGCGGCTGCCCCGCCGGGGCGCGCTGCTGCGGGTCGCGCTGCGCCGCACCTCGCTGCTCGGCGGGCACCGCTTCACCGGCCCGGTCAGCGAGCAGGTGGGCGACGGCTGGCGCGAGTTGGGCTGGCGCGAGCTGGCCGAGCACGTCCGGGCCGAGCTGACCCTGCGGACCGGGGTGGCCAACGAGGAGTTCCTCGACCAGGTCGCCTCCAGCCACCGGGGCGTGGCCGCCGCGCTGGCCGGCCGGCCGCCCGCCGGGGCGGACCGGTACCTGGACTCCGAGCAGGCGCTGCTGTTCGGGCACCGCTTCCACCCGGCGCCCAAGTCCCGTTCCGCGCCGCGCGGTTCGTGGTCCGACTACGCGCCCGAGGCGCGGGCCGCGTTCCGGCTGCGGCACCTCGCGGTACGCACCGGGCTGATCGCGCAGGACTCCGCCGACCCGGCCGCGCCGGCCCGGCTGGACGCGCTGCGCCCGGTGCCGGACGGCTACACCCTGCTGCCGGTCCACCCGTGGCAGTACCGGCTGCTGTCCGACCAGCCGCTGCTGGCGGCCGCCCTGGCGCGCGGCGACGTGCTCGACCTGGGCGAGGGCGGCACCCCGTTCGCGGCCACCGCCTCGGTGCGGACGCTGTACGGCGAAGACGTGTTCCTGAAGTTCAGCCTGAACGTGCGGATCACCAACTGCCTGCGCAAGAACTCCGCGTACGAGCTGGCCGGCGCCGTCACGCTGACCCGGCTGCTCGCCGAGCCGCTGGCCGACCTGGCCGAGCGCTTCCCGGACGCGGCGGTGCTGCGCGAGCCCGCGTTCCGCACCCTGGCGCTGCCCGGCCCGGACGGGGAGCCCGACCTGGGCCTGTACGAGGGCTTCGGGCTGATCGTCCGCGAGGGCCTGGCCGGGGTGGTCCGGCCCGGGCTGACCCCGCTGCTGGCGGGGGCCGTCGCCGACGAGTACCCGACCAGCGGCGCCCAGGTCGGCGCGCTGACGGCCGGTTCGGGCGCCGCCGGGGCCCGCGCGTGGTGGGGCGCCTACCTGCGGCTGGTCGTCCCGCCGGTGCTCGCCGCGTACTTCGACCACGGCGTGGTGCTCGAACCGCACCTGCAGAACGTGCTGGTCTGCGTGGACGGGCGGGGCATGCCCGCGCAGGTGCTGTTCCGCGACCTGGAGGGCACCAAGCTGCTGCCCGAGCAGCACGCGGCCCGGCTGGCCGCGCTCCCGGCCGGCACCGCCGGGCCGATGACGTACGACGCGCGGCGCGGCTGGGACCGGGTGGTGTACTGCCTGGTCGTCAACCACCTGGCCGAGCTGCTGGCCGCGCTCGCCGACCGGCACCCGGAGCTGGAGGCCGCGCTGTGGGCGGACGTCCGGACGGTGCTGGCCGAGTACGCCGCCGCGCACGGCTGCCCGCCCCGGCTGGCCGCGCTGCTGGCCGGCGTCCCGCTGCCGGCGAAGGCCAACCTGCTGACCCGGTGGAGCCGCCGCCCGGACCGCGAGGCCGGCTACGTGCCGCTGGCCTCCCCGCTGTCGATCCCGGCGCGGGCCGCCGGGCCGAAGGAGTGCGCGTGA
- a CDS encoding ATP-grasp domain-containing protein has translation MRLYLLALNPTDSVTDGFLPAAAALGLDVTVLTDHAEPHHRAYAEREFRPRLVECDVRDFRAVISTISQLDAPDAVFSNSDHLQTQTALAAEYFGLPAKDWKAALRAKDKGLLRRHLALAGLDTVRSVELPPGADPAGLDVPFPCVLKPREGVASEDVSLVADPAELALRRAEIGARRGDAVLVAEEFLAGELHTLETLGDTRTRHVLGGFRTRLSPPPDFIEEALVFVPAHPAEVTAQVLAQLDALGVGLGACHTEFVVQPDGRARIIEVNYRAIGDQCDLMLARLLDLPLFELVLRAHLGERLPADLGPRTDRRARNEAVLADRPGTLTAAPGPYDAEADGVTLSYRPTRAVGERHELHRTNRDYLGVVWAVGPDQRRVDDAVAGFIASGRWEITS, from the coding sequence TTGCGGCTCTACCTGCTCGCCCTGAACCCCACCGACTCGGTGACCGACGGCTTCCTGCCCGCCGCGGCCGCGCTCGGACTCGACGTCACCGTCCTGACGGACCACGCCGAGCCCCACCACCGGGCCTACGCGGAACGCGAGTTCAGACCGCGACTGGTCGAGTGCGACGTCCGGGACTTCCGCGCGGTGATCAGCACCATCTCGCAACTCGACGCCCCCGACGCGGTGTTCAGCAACAGTGACCACCTGCAGACCCAGACCGCGCTGGCCGCCGAGTACTTCGGGCTGCCCGCCAAGGACTGGAAGGCCGCGCTGCGCGCCAAGGACAAGGGCCTGCTGCGCCGCCACCTGGCGCTGGCCGGCCTGGACACCGTCCGCTCCGTCGAACTGCCGCCCGGCGCCGACCCCGCCGGGCTGGACGTGCCCTTCCCGTGCGTGCTGAAGCCGCGCGAGGGGGTGGCCAGCGAGGACGTCTCGCTGGTCGCCGACCCGGCCGAACTCGCCCTGCGGCGCGCGGAGATCGGCGCCCGGCGCGGCGACGCCGTGCTGGTCGCCGAGGAGTTCCTGGCCGGCGAGCTGCACACCCTGGAGACCCTCGGCGACACCCGGACCCGGCACGTCCTCGGCGGGTTCCGCACCCGGCTCTCCCCGCCGCCGGACTTCATCGAGGAGGCCCTGGTCTTCGTCCCCGCCCACCCGGCGGAGGTCACCGCGCAGGTGCTCGCCCAGCTGGACGCGCTCGGCGTCGGACTCGGCGCCTGCCACACCGAGTTCGTCGTCCAGCCGGACGGCCGGGCCCGGATCATCGAGGTCAACTACCGTGCCATCGGCGACCAGTGCGACCTGATGCTGGCCCGGCTGCTCGACCTCCCGCTGTTCGAACTCGTGCTCCGCGCCCACCTCGGCGAGCGGCTGCCCGCCGACCTCGGCCCGCGCACCGACCGGCGCGCCCGCAACGAGGCCGTCCTCGCCGACCGGCCCGGCACGCTGACCGCCGCCCCCGGCCCGTACGACGCCGAGGCCGACGGCGTCACCCTCTCCTACCGGCCGACGCGCGCGGTCGGCGAGCGGCACGAGCTGCACCGCACCAACCGCGACTACCTCGGCGTGGTCTGGGCGGTCGGCCCGGACCAGCGGCGGGTCGACGACGCGGTCGCCGGGTTCATCGCGTCCGGGCGCTGGGAGATCACCTCATGA
- a CDS encoding NAD(P)H-dependent oxidoreductase, translated as MTVRVLALVGSLRAGSHNLQLAEAAVRHAPEGVTVEIHRGLADVPFYNEDLDVPDAAPAAAAALRAAAQEADALLLVSPEYNGTIPAVLKNAIDWLSRPYGAGAISGKPVAVVGTALGGYGGVWAQDEARKSAGIAGGAVLDEARLSIPSSGTRFAATHPADDAEAVAGLRQVLDQLAAKAIEGAEGAADATDAEAVAATA; from the coding sequence ATGACCGTTCGCGTCCTCGCCCTCGTCGGCAGCCTCCGGGCCGGCTCGCACAACCTGCAGCTGGCGGAGGCCGCCGTCCGGCACGCACCCGAGGGCGTCACCGTCGAGATCCACCGGGGCCTCGCCGACGTCCCGTTCTACAACGAGGACCTCGACGTGCCGGACGCCGCGCCCGCCGCGGCGGCGGCGCTGCGCGCGGCGGCCCAGGAGGCGGACGCGCTGCTGCTGGTCTCGCCGGAGTACAACGGGACGATCCCCGCCGTGCTGAAGAACGCCATCGACTGGCTGTCCCGCCCGTACGGTGCGGGCGCGATCAGCGGAAAGCCGGTCGCCGTGGTCGGCACCGCGCTCGGCGGCTACGGCGGCGTCTGGGCCCAGGACGAGGCCCGCAAGTCCGCCGGCATCGCCGGCGGCGCCGTGCTGGACGAGGCCCGCCTCTCCATCCCCTCCTCCGGCACCCGCTTCGCCGCCACCCACCCCGCCGACGACGCCGAGGCGGTGGCCGGCCTGCGCCAGGTGCTCGACCAGCTGGCCGCGAAGGCCATCGAGGGCGCCGAGGGCGCGGCGGACGCGACGGACGCCGAGGCCGTCGCCGCCACCGCCTGA
- a CDS encoding IucA/IucC family protein, with translation MSARHPADQLTLRVLSALLREDVLGLRSGAVLEQRPDGPWLRSGELALPVRPEGFQCEYAARLPLLAVRGAELRGLGPILTELAAAADPPDRLGHLAFAEECRQTLATMELHAAVRAGVHELLAETYGPDPAYWTGPTASLAFDTLAAYLDHPVYPTARGRSGLTEEQLRRYAPEFHPVFALRWLAVPAGETDTQRFDPLPEWWPSAAQLGVDGPYLAIPVHPLTVDQLPDLPGAVLSETPYLEVVPTLSMRTVAVLRDPSVHLKLPLATSTLGQRNRRTIKPGTLTDGAAGESLLRAVLEREPRFAERILHADEQSYAQAAGEELLAVLIRRQPALPDDALTVPLAALLAEAPGGRLVVDHLADRFHGGSPLEFYRDLLELLIDWQTTLFGYGIALESHQQNTSLVLDEHAGRTRLRLLLKDNDGPRVNRTRLGELADHRRRFDDARILGDDDRPLTDLFTTITGHLCTASLAFGLAEHGRAPLRTTLGLLRAALATAVDRLGPAGAPLRAALLEADRLPVKAMVTAGTLLSKDRSGAADINKHYTDGPNYLLVRNSSLAPQSTAERP, from the coding sequence ATGAGCGCCCGGCACCCCGCCGACCAGCTGACCCTCCGCGTGCTGAGCGCCCTGCTGCGCGAGGACGTCCTCGGACTGCGCAGCGGCGCGGTGCTCGAACAGCGCCCCGACGGGCCCTGGCTGCGCAGCGGCGAACTCGCCCTGCCGGTACGGCCCGAGGGCTTCCAGTGCGAGTACGCCGCCCGGCTGCCGCTGCTCGCCGTCCGCGGCGCCGAACTGCGCGGGCTCGGCCCGATCCTCACCGAACTGGCCGCCGCCGCCGACCCGCCGGACCGGCTCGGCCACCTGGCCTTCGCCGAGGAGTGCCGACAGACGCTGGCCACCATGGAGCTGCACGCCGCCGTCCGCGCCGGGGTGCACGAGCTGCTGGCCGAGACGTACGGCCCGGACCCGGCGTACTGGACCGGTCCCACCGCCTCCCTCGCCTTCGACACCCTGGCCGCCTACCTGGACCACCCGGTCTACCCGACCGCGCGCGGCCGCTCCGGCCTGACCGAGGAGCAACTCCGGCGGTACGCGCCCGAGTTCCACCCGGTCTTCGCCCTGCGCTGGCTGGCGGTGCCGGCCGGCGAGACCGACACGCAGCGGTTCGACCCGCTGCCCGAGTGGTGGCCGAGCGCCGCACAGCTCGGCGTCGACGGCCCGTACCTGGCCATTCCGGTGCACCCGCTGACCGTCGACCAGCTGCCCGACCTGCCCGGCGCGGTCCTCAGCGAGACGCCGTACCTGGAGGTCGTCCCGACCCTGTCGATGCGCACCGTCGCGGTCCTCCGCGACCCGTCGGTCCACCTCAAACTCCCGCTCGCCACCTCGACGCTGGGGCAGCGCAACCGGCGCACCATCAAGCCCGGCACGCTCACCGACGGCGCCGCCGGGGAGAGCCTGCTGCGGGCCGTCCTGGAGCGCGAACCCCGGTTCGCCGAACGGATCCTGCACGCCGACGAGCAGAGCTACGCGCAGGCCGCCGGCGAGGAGCTGCTCGCCGTCCTGATCCGCCGCCAGCCGGCCCTCCCGGACGACGCGCTGACCGTCCCGCTGGCCGCGCTGCTGGCCGAGGCCCCCGGCGGCCGCCTGGTGGTCGACCACCTCGCCGACCGCTTCCACGGCGGCTCCCCGCTGGAGTTCTACCGCGACCTGCTGGAGCTGCTGATCGACTGGCAGACCACCCTGTTCGGGTACGGCATCGCCCTCGAATCGCACCAGCAGAACACCTCGCTGGTCCTCGACGAGCACGCCGGCCGGACCAGGCTGCGGCTGCTCCTCAAGGACAACGACGGCCCCCGGGTCAACCGCACCCGGCTCGGCGAACTCGCCGACCACCGAAGGCGGTTCGACGACGCCCGGATCCTCGGCGACGACGACCGCCCGCTGACCGACCTGTTCACCACCATCACCGGCCACCTCTGCACCGCCTCGCTCGCCTTCGGCCTCGCCGAGCACGGCCGCGCCCCGCTCCGCACCACCCTCGGCCTGCTCCGCGCCGCCCTCGCCACCGCCGTCGACCGCCTCGGCCCCGCCGGCGCCCCGCTGCGCGCCGCCCTGCTGGAGGCCGACCGGCTGCCGGTCAAGGCGATGGTCACCGCCGGCACCCTGCTCAGCAAGGACCGCTCCGGCGCGGCGGACATCAACAAGCACTACACGGACGGGCCCAACTACCTTCTCGTCCGAAACAGTTCACTCGCCCCGCAGTCCACCGCGGAGCGGCCGTGA